From a region of the Pseudomonas fulva 12-X genome:
- a CDS encoding IucA/IucC family protein translates to MSSFSPLRAPELIAHAHAWLTPANPQRYRQVSQRVVGQLLQTLLYEDVLSYRQEPLGDGRQRFIVAGTDEQGAAVEYRCQGLLSDSFAIIRLDSATLQRIDAQGQATQPDLHQAIAELLGELADGPHMPRFIQELEQTLLKDLQSRSQDYSPAAAPHTLDADSLERHFMDAHSYHPCYKSRIGFSLDDNRRYGPEFGQPLAVVWLGIARRLGSVNQSQGIDLQRFLEDEFGAGRWAEIDRALAEQGRTLADYWPIPVHPWQWEQVIVPNFQAELARGELLYLGTSGPDYRPQQSIRTLANVEQPNRPYVKLALSMTNTSSTRILARHTVLNGPIINDWLQRLIASDATAQKLGFVVLGEVAGVSFDYAQLPAIRQSQTYGTLGAIWRENLNRYLKPGEQGVPFNGLSHVENRYGEGEQRPFIDAWIAQYGLHAWVQQLLRVSVAPIVHMLYAEGIGMESHGQNIVLIHRDGWPERIALKDFHDGVRYSPAHLARPELAPELVPLPASHAKLNRNSFILTDDLNAVRDFSCDAFFFICLAEMAIFLRQHYGLDEGEFWHMTADVVLDYQREHPQHAARFEAFDVFAAEYEVEELAKRRLLGDGERRFKHVANPMHRHGPRPC, encoded by the coding sequence ATGTCTTCGTTTTCTCCCCTTCGTGCGCCCGAACTGATCGCCCATGCCCATGCGTGGCTGACCCCGGCCAACCCGCAGCGCTACCGCCAGGTGTCGCAACGGGTGGTCGGGCAACTGCTGCAAACCCTGCTTTACGAGGATGTGCTGAGCTATCGCCAGGAACCCCTGGGCGACGGTCGCCAACGCTTTATCGTCGCCGGCACTGACGAGCAGGGCGCAGCGGTCGAGTACCGCTGCCAGGGCCTGCTCAGCGACAGCTTCGCCATCATCCGCCTCGACTCGGCCACCCTGCAGCGTATCGACGCCCAGGGCCAGGCCACTCAGCCGGATCTGCACCAGGCCATCGCCGAGCTGCTCGGCGAGCTGGCCGATGGCCCGCACATGCCGCGCTTCATCCAGGAACTGGAGCAGACGCTGCTCAAGGACCTGCAGTCGCGCAGCCAGGACTACAGCCCCGCTGCGGCGCCACACACCCTGGATGCCGACAGCCTGGAGCGGCACTTCATGGATGCCCACAGCTACCACCCGTGCTACAAGTCGCGCATCGGCTTTTCCTTGGACGACAACCGTCGTTATGGCCCGGAATTCGGCCAGCCGCTGGCGGTGGTCTGGCTGGGCATCGCCCGCAGGCTGGGCTCGGTGAACCAGTCGCAAGGCATCGACCTGCAGCGCTTTCTCGAGGATGAGTTCGGCGCCGGGCGCTGGGCCGAGATCGACCGGGCACTGGCCGAGCAGGGCCGCACGCTAGCCGACTACTGGCCGATTCCCGTGCACCCCTGGCAGTGGGAGCAGGTCATCGTGCCGAACTTCCAAGCCGAGCTGGCCCGCGGCGAGCTGCTGTACCTGGGCACGTCCGGCCCGGATTACCGCCCCCAGCAGTCGATTCGCACCCTGGCCAACGTCGAGCAGCCCAACCGGCCCTACGTGAAGCTCGCCCTGAGCATGACCAACACATCGAGCACGCGCATCCTGGCACGGCACACGGTGCTCAATGGGCCGATCATCAATGACTGGTTGCAACGGCTGATCGCCAGTGACGCCACCGCCCAGAAGCTCGGTTTCGTGGTTCTTGGCGAAGTGGCCGGGGTCAGCTTCGACTACGCCCAGTTGCCCGCCATCCGCCAGAGCCAGACTTACGGCACCCTGGGCGCGATCTGGCGGGAAAACCTCAACCGCTACCTGAAGCCGGGCGAGCAGGGCGTGCCGTTCAACGGCCTGAGCCATGTCGAGAACCGCTATGGCGAGGGCGAGCAGCGCCCGTTCATCGATGCCTGGATCGCGCAGTACGGCCTGCATGCCTGGGTGCAGCAACTGCTGCGCGTCAGCGTGGCGCCCATCGTGCACATGCTGTATGCCGAGGGCATCGGCATGGAATCCCACGGGCAGAACATCGTGCTGATCCACCGCGACGGCTGGCCCGAGCGTATCGCCCTCAAGGACTTCCACGACGGCGTGCGGTACTCGCCGGCGCACCTGGCTCGTCCGGAATTGGCGCCCGAGTTGGTGCCGCTGCCGGCGAGCCACGCCAAGTTGAACCGCAACTCGTTCATCCTCACCGATGACCTGAACGCGGTGCGTGACTTCTCCTGTGACGCGTTCTTCTTCATCTGCCTGGCCGAGATGGCGATCTTCCTGCGTCAGCACTATGGCCTGGACGAGGGCGAGTTCTGGCACATGACCGCAGACGTGGTGCTCGACTATCAGCGCGAGCACCCGCAGCACGCAGCGCGCTTTGAAGCCTTCGACGTGTTCGCCGCCGAATACGAGGTGGAGGAACTGGCCAAGCGCCGGCTGCTGGGTGACGGCGAGCGGCGCTTCAAGCACGTAGCCAATCCCATGCACCGCCACGGACCGCGCCCATGCTGA
- a CDS encoding DHA2 family efflux MFS transporter permease subunit: MLASRRLVVVAVILGTTTVSLNNTSLNPALPAFIEAFALGPVMATWIVAAFMVSMGMTMPLTSYLAQRAGRKPLYLAGLGLFIGGSLLGAMAGSIAWVITARVVQGVASGLMIPLSLAIIFSVYPKGERGAVTGLWGAAVMLAPAVGPLCGSLVLQWYDWRALFLVNVPIGLLALGLGVNVLPKSEAGAAKAFDLSGYLLVAIGIGVLMITVGRLHDLQALQDPFNLLGLLLAAFCLVAFVRHQLRHPTPLLELRIFALKGYRSSVVIAVVQSIGMFECLVLVPLLVQMVMGHSAIWTGIALLCTALSASLFGHFGGLLLDRHGPRGIVSTGLLLTGLATFALGTIDHDVGMLAICLLMVVRGAGLGLSYMPVTTAGLDVLPEALITQGAAMNNISRRLLSSLAIVLASLWLQVRLGNDWGTAHAGTAGAVGEVFIATAVLILLALPFAWRFPLSNDGAEPGSALSEHRS; this comes from the coding sequence ATGCTGGCGTCACGTCGCCTGGTGGTCGTGGCGGTGATTCTCGGCACCACCACCGTGAGCCTCAACAACACCTCGCTGAACCCGGCATTGCCGGCCTTCATCGAGGCGTTCGCGCTGGGCCCGGTGATGGCCACGTGGATCGTCGCGGCGTTCATGGTGAGCATGGGCATGACCATGCCGCTGACCAGTTACCTGGCCCAGCGTGCAGGCCGCAAGCCACTGTATCTCGCTGGCCTGGGGCTGTTCATCGGTGGCTCGTTGCTGGGCGCCATGGCCGGCTCCATCGCTTGGGTGATCACCGCTCGGGTGGTGCAGGGCGTCGCCAGCGGGCTGATGATTCCCCTGTCGCTGGCGATCATCTTTTCGGTTTACCCGAAAGGTGAGCGTGGTGCGGTGACCGGCTTGTGGGGCGCTGCCGTGATGCTCGCCCCGGCGGTCGGGCCGTTGTGCGGCAGCCTGGTGCTGCAGTGGTACGACTGGCGCGCACTGTTCCTGGTCAACGTGCCTATCGGCTTGTTGGCCCTGGGCCTGGGCGTCAACGTGCTGCCGAAAAGCGAGGCGGGCGCCGCCAAGGCATTCGACCTGAGCGGCTACCTGCTGGTCGCGATTGGTATCGGCGTGCTGATGATCACCGTAGGGCGGTTGCACGACCTGCAAGCGCTGCAGGATCCTTTCAACCTGCTCGGCCTGCTGCTGGCGGCGTTCTGCCTGGTGGCGTTCGTGCGGCACCAGTTGCGCCACCCGACGCCCTTGCTGGAGCTGCGCATCTTCGCCTTGAAAGGCTACCGCTCCAGCGTGGTGATCGCCGTGGTGCAGTCCATCGGCATGTTCGAGTGCCTGGTGCTGGTGCCGCTGCTGGTGCAGATGGTGATGGGTCACAGCGCCATCTGGACCGGTATCGCGCTGCTCTGTACCGCCTTGTCGGCCAGCCTGTTCGGCCACTTTGGCGGGCTGTTGCTGGATCGTCACGGGCCGCGCGGCATCGTCTCTACCGGTTTGCTGTTGACCGGCCTGGCGACCTTCGCCCTGGGCACCATCGACCACGATGTCGGCATGCTCGCCATCTGCCTGCTGATGGTGGTGCGCGGCGCCGGCCTGGGTCTGTCCTACATGCCGGTGACCACCGCCGGGCTGGACGTGCTGCCCGAGGCGCTGATCACCCAGGGCGCGGCGATGAACAACATCTCCCGGCGCCTGCTGTCGTCCCTGGCCATCGTGCTGGCGTCGCTGTGGCTGCAGGTTCGCCTTGGGAATGACTGGGGCACGGCCCACGCCGGTACTGCAGGTGCCGTCGGAGAAGTGTTTATCGCCACCGCCGTGCTGATCCTCCTCGCCCTGCCGTTCGCCTGGCGTTTTCCTCTTTCCAATGACGGCGCCGAGCCTGGCTCAGCCCTGTCCGAACACCGTTCATGA
- a CDS encoding type III PLP-dependent enzyme yields MDKLPASVLDAIEQAHSRAADPLAVFAYDLDALAQHVREVMAALPAGVELFYAIKANSEAPILRTLAPLVDGFEISSGGEIERLQAASSDRPFVFSGPGKLDSDFRAALSQGVAAIHVESLGEIERLQRIAVELGRVQPVFIRINPELPTTLSSRLAMGGTATPFGLDEAEVPEAVKRVEASSHLRLQGFHVHAMSHQQQVERHEQLLDLYLERWAQWKALANRPETVTHLNVGGGIGVDYLSGERFDWPRLCRHLERRLGALADAPVVRFEPGRFISAYCGYYAIEVLDSKSSHGQHFLICRGGTHQFRLPVAQGHDHPVIHLPAAGREPSGVSRPFSVVGQLCTPKDVLSRGRQLVDPAVGDLLVLPMAGAYGYNISHADFLCHPRPEQVFVGRGDG; encoded by the coding sequence ATGGATAAGCTGCCCGCCAGCGTACTGGATGCCATCGAACAGGCCCACAGTCGCGCGGCCGATCCCCTGGCGGTGTTCGCCTACGACCTCGACGCCCTGGCGCAGCACGTGCGCGAGGTGATGGCGGCGCTGCCGGCCGGTGTCGAGCTGTTTTACGCGATCAAGGCCAACAGCGAAGCGCCTATCCTGCGCACTTTGGCGCCGTTGGTAGACGGCTTCGAGATTTCCTCCGGTGGCGAGATCGAACGGCTGCAGGCGGCGTCCAGCGACCGTCCCTTCGTGTTTTCCGGGCCGGGCAAGCTGGACTCCGACTTCCGCGCCGCGCTGAGCCAGGGCGTGGCGGCTATTCACGTAGAGAGCCTGGGCGAAATCGAGCGTCTGCAACGCATCGCCGTCGAGCTGGGTCGGGTGCAGCCGGTGTTCATCCGCATCAACCCGGAGTTGCCTACCACGCTGTCCAGCCGCCTGGCCATGGGCGGCACAGCGACGCCGTTCGGTCTGGACGAAGCCGAGGTGCCAGAGGCGGTCAAGCGGGTGGAGGCCAGCAGCCACCTGCGCCTGCAGGGTTTCCATGTGCATGCGATGTCCCACCAGCAGCAAGTCGAGCGCCATGAACAGCTGCTCGACCTTTACCTGGAACGCTGGGCGCAGTGGAAGGCCCTGGCCAATCGGCCCGAGACCGTGACCCACTTGAACGTCGGCGGCGGCATTGGCGTCGATTACCTGAGCGGCGAGCGCTTCGACTGGCCACGCCTGTGTCGCCATCTGGAGCGCCGGCTCGGGGCGTTGGCGGATGCACCGGTGGTGCGCTTCGAGCCAGGGCGCTTCATCAGTGCGTACTGCGGCTATTACGCCATCGAGGTGCTGGACAGCAAATCCAGCCACGGCCAGCACTTTCTGATCTGTCGCGGCGGTACCCACCAGTTCCGCCTGCCGGTCGCCCAGGGCCACGATCATCCGGTGATCCATCTGCCGGCGGCAGGGCGCGAACCGAGCGGCGTGTCGCGGCCCTTCAGCGTGGTCGGCCAGCTGTGCACGCCCAAGGACGTGCTCAGCCGTGGTCGCCAACTGGTCGATCCGGCCGTTGGCGACCTGCTGGTGCTGCCCATGGCCGGCGCATACGGCTACAACATCTCCCACGCCGACTTCCTCTGTCATCCGCGCCCGGAGCAGGTGTTCGTCGGCCGAGGTGATGGCTGA